The following proteins come from a genomic window of Salvia hispanica cultivar TCC Black 2014 chromosome 4, UniMelb_Shisp_WGS_1.0, whole genome shotgun sequence:
- the LOC125222925 gene encoding probable methylenetetrahydrofolate reductase yields MKVIEKIQAAAAANDDRVVFSFEFFPPKTEDGVENLFDKMERMVAHNPAFCDITWGAGGSTADLTLEIVKRMQNMVCVESMMHLTCTNMPVEKIDHALTTIKSNGIQNVLALRGDPPHGQDKFVQVEGGFACALDLVKHMRAQYGDYFGITVAGYPEGHPDIIENGLAPEAAYQSDLAYLKKKVDAGADVIVTQLFYDTDIFLKFVNDCRQIGITCPIVPGIMPINNYKGFIRMTGFCKTKIPSEVMEALEPIKDNEEAVRAYGIHLGTEMCKKILASGIRTLHLYTLNMEKSALAILANLGLIEESKISRSLPWRRPTNIFRVKEDVRPIFWANRPKSYISRTIGWDQYPHGRWGDSQNASYGALTDYQFMRPRSRDKKLQEEWAGPLKSVEDIYEKFMSFCLGKLRSSPWSELDGLQPETKIINENLGNINLKGFLTINSQPAVNGAKSDSPTVGWGGPGGYVYQKAYVEFFCSPERLTALVEKCKQFPRLTYLAVNKEGTLKSNVSNNDVNAVTWGVFPAKEIIQPTVVDPASFVVWKDEAFEIWSRVWANLYPEADPSRKVIEEVKSSYYLVSLVDNDYVHGDLFAVFNSI; encoded by the exons ATGAAGGTGATAGAGAAGATCCAGGCGGCGGCTGCGGCGAATGACGACCGAGTGGTGTTCTCGTTCGAGTTCTTCCCGCCGAAGACGGAGGACGGCGTCGAGAATCTCTTCGACAAGATGGAGCGGATGGTGGCGCACAACCCCGCCTTCTGCGACATCACCTGGGGCGCCGGCGGATCCACGGCGGATCTGACGCTGGAGATCGTCAAGCGGATGCAGAACATGGTGTGTGTTGAGAGCATGATGCATCTCACCTGCACAAACATGCCTGTCGAGAAGATCGACCACGCTCTCACCACGATCAAGTCGAATGGGATTCAGAACGTGCTTGCCCTCCGCGGCGATCCCCCGCACGGTCAGGATAAGTTCGTCCAGGTCGAGGGAGGCTTTGCGTGCGCGCTTGATCTC GTCAAGCATATGCGTGCACAGTATGGCGACTACTTTGGGATTACTGTTGCCGGCTATCCAG AGGGGCATCCTGACATTATTGAGAACGGATTGGCCCCAGAGGCAGCATATCAGAGTGACCTTGCTTATCTCAAGAAAAAG GTTGATGCTGGAGCTGATGTCATTGTAACTCAACTCTTCTACGACACGGACATCTTCCTTAAATTTGTGAATGACTGCCGTCAAATTGGAATCACCTGTCCGATTGTACCTGGCATTATGCCCATTAACAATTACAAGGGCTTCATTCGCATGACTGGTTTTTGCAAAACTAAG ATCCCGTCTGAGGTCATGGAGGCCTTGGAGCCTATCAAGGACAATGAAGAGGCTGTTAGGGCCTACGGTATTCACCTAGGAACAGAAATGTGCAAGAAGATTCTGGCTAGTGGGATCCGAACTCTGCATCTGTATACCTTAAACATGGAGAAATCTGCTTTGGCAATATTGGCG AATCTTGGACTGATTGAGGAGTCCAAAATTTCAAGGTCTCTACCATGGAGACGCCCGACAAATATTTTCAGGGTAAAAGAAGATGTTCGCCCAATTTTCTG GGCTAATCGTCCTAAGAGCTATATATCCCGAACTATTGGTTGGGACCAATACCCACATGGTCGATGGGGAGATTCGCAGAATGCATCATATGGAGCACTTACAGATTATCAG TTCATGCGACCACGCTCCCGTGACAAGAAGCTTCAAGAAGAATGGGCTGGTCCTTTGAAAAGTGTTGAAGATATTTATGAG AAATTTATGTCCTTCTGCCTTGGGAAACTTAGAAGCAGTCCATGGTCCGAGCTAGATGGGCTTCAGCCAGAGACCAAAATCATTAATGAGAATCTGGGTAATATTAACTTGAAAGGTTTTCTCACTATCAACAGCCAACCTGCTGTTAACGGAGCTAAGTCTGACTCTCCAACTGTTG GATGGGGAGGGCCAGGCGGGTACGTATACCAGAAGGCATACGTAGAATTTTTCTGCTCCCCGGAGAGGTTGACTGCTCTTGTTGAAAAATGCAAACAGTTCCCCCGTCTTACCTACTTGGCTGTCAACAAAGAAGGAACCTTGAAGTCTAATGTCAGCAATAACGACGTGAACGCGGTCACATGGGGCGTCTTCCCCGCAAAGGAGATAATCCAGCCTACCGTTGTCGACCCCGCTAGCTTCGTGGTGTGGAAGGACGAAGCATTCGAAATCTGGTCGAGGGTGTGGGCCAATCTCTACCCTGAAGCAGACCCATCCCGAAAAGTGATCGAGGAG GTGAAGAGCAGCTATTACTTGGTGAGTTTGGTCGACAACGACTACGTCCACGGTGATCTGTTTGCTGTTTTCAACAGCATTTGA
- the LOC125218762 gene encoding queuine tRNA-ribosyltransferase accessory subunit 2-like isoform X2 produces the protein MNFSVKALSKGGARAGVLQVGGCSMDTPALLLSTRKGLPAFISPDLLSTLPTPDSRLLQFSPLHFVEGISLKAVSEMGGLHQMLGLKEHVFAANPADPILSVPDHQSSNKIGASFETPSGRFLIKPGQYMEMITSMKPDMWVTLADEVPAWVTDKRNKASVQRTMRWLDDCLTLAKTNDTGGAVFGSIVGGSKINERIYCAQEVSRRNVSGFHIGGFGLGESMDERPALLSAVIDSLPEDKPRQISGLGLPEEVLQGVAAGIDLFNSTYIYHLTIGGFALTFPSEEIERHGSVDQLSDTVRDDGTKINLKATIYSHNTHHYIGFFRKIRDTIREGTFEEFRQKFVESRREHAAPAPDAAVALCA, from the exons atgaatttcaGCGTGAAGGCACTGAGCAAGGGCGGCGCTCGCGCCGGCGTGTTGCAGGTGGGCGGTTGTTCTATGGATACTCCAGCGCTCCTTCTCAGCACGCGCAAGGGCTTGCCCGCCTTCATCTCCCCCGACCTTCTCTCCACTCTCCCAACCCCGGATTCCCGCCTCCTCCAATTCAGCCCCCTTCACTT TGTGGAAGGCATATCGTTGAAAGCGGTATCCGAGATGGGAGGGCTGCATCAGATGCTTGGTTTGAAGGAGCATGTGTTTGCGGCCAACCCGGCTGATCCCATCTTATCTGTACCAGATCATCAGAGCTCCAACAAGATTGGAGCATCCTTTGAGACTCCTTCCGGCCGCTTTCTT ATAAAACCGGGACAGTATATGGAAATGATTACTTCAATGAAGCCTGATATGTGGGTGACATTGGCTGATGAGGTCCCTGCTTGGGTTACTGACAAGAGAAACAAAGCATCGGTTCAGCGTACTATGAGATGGCTTGACGACTGCTTGACGTTGGCTAAAACAAATGAT ACAGGCGGAGCTGTATTTGGATCCATCGTAGGAGGCTCTAAAATCAATGAACGGATATACTGTGCACAAGAAGTTTCAAGGCGAAATGTCTCAG GTTTTCACATTGGTGGCTTTGGTCTTGGAGAGAGTATGGATGAACGCCCCGCTCTTCTCAGTGCTGTTATT GACTCTTTACCCGAGGATAAGCCTCGCCAGATAAGTGGTCTTGGACTTCCAG AGGAGGTCTTGCAAGGTGTTGCTGCTGGCATTGACCTCTTTAACTCCAC TTATATATACCATCTTACAATTGGAGGCTTTGCACTTACATTTCCTTCAGAGGAAATTGAGAGACATGGTTCCGTTGATCAGCTGAGTGACACCGTCAGAGATGATGGTACGAAGATCAACTTGAAGGCAACTATTTACAG TCACAACACTCACCACTATATAGGATTCTTTCGCAAGATAAGAGACACGATCAGGGAAGGAACATTTGAGGAGTTTCGCCAAAAGTTTGTGGAATCTAGACGTGAGCATGCTGCACCAGCTCCTGATGCTGCTGTTGCTTTGTGTGCGTGA
- the LOC125218762 gene encoding queuine tRNA-ribosyltransferase accessory subunit 2-like isoform X1 → MNFSVKALSKGGARAGVLQVGGCSMDTPALLLSTRKGLPAFISPDLLSTLPTPDSRLLQFSPLHFVEGISLKAVSEMGGLHQMLGLKEHVFAANPADPILSVPDHQSSNKIGASFETPSGRFLIKPGQYMEMITSMKPDMWVTLADEVPAWVTDKRNKASVQRTMRWLDDCLTLAKTNDTGGAVFGSIVGGSKINERIYCAQEVSRRNVSGFHIGGFGLGESMDERPALLSAVIDSLPEDKPRQISGLGLPEEVLQGVAAGIDLFNSTYIYHLTIGGFALTFPSEEIERHGSVDQLSDTVRDDGTKINLKATIYRKDTSQILEGCKCYTCQNHTKAYINHLFNVHEMLAQILLEIHNTHHYIGFFRKIRDTIREGTFEEFRQKFVESRREHAAPAPDAAVALCA, encoded by the exons atgaatttcaGCGTGAAGGCACTGAGCAAGGGCGGCGCTCGCGCCGGCGTGTTGCAGGTGGGCGGTTGTTCTATGGATACTCCAGCGCTCCTTCTCAGCACGCGCAAGGGCTTGCCCGCCTTCATCTCCCCCGACCTTCTCTCCACTCTCCCAACCCCGGATTCCCGCCTCCTCCAATTCAGCCCCCTTCACTT TGTGGAAGGCATATCGTTGAAAGCGGTATCCGAGATGGGAGGGCTGCATCAGATGCTTGGTTTGAAGGAGCATGTGTTTGCGGCCAACCCGGCTGATCCCATCTTATCTGTACCAGATCATCAGAGCTCCAACAAGATTGGAGCATCCTTTGAGACTCCTTCCGGCCGCTTTCTT ATAAAACCGGGACAGTATATGGAAATGATTACTTCAATGAAGCCTGATATGTGGGTGACATTGGCTGATGAGGTCCCTGCTTGGGTTACTGACAAGAGAAACAAAGCATCGGTTCAGCGTACTATGAGATGGCTTGACGACTGCTTGACGTTGGCTAAAACAAATGAT ACAGGCGGAGCTGTATTTGGATCCATCGTAGGAGGCTCTAAAATCAATGAACGGATATACTGTGCACAAGAAGTTTCAAGGCGAAATGTCTCAG GTTTTCACATTGGTGGCTTTGGTCTTGGAGAGAGTATGGATGAACGCCCCGCTCTTCTCAGTGCTGTTATT GACTCTTTACCCGAGGATAAGCCTCGCCAGATAAGTGGTCTTGGACTTCCAG AGGAGGTCTTGCAAGGTGTTGCTGCTGGCATTGACCTCTTTAACTCCAC TTATATATACCATCTTACAATTGGAGGCTTTGCACTTACATTTCCTTCAGAGGAAATTGAGAGACATGGTTCCGTTGATCAGCTGAGTGACACCGTCAGAGATGATGGTACGAAGATCAACTTGAAGGCAACTATTTACAG GAAAGACACATCACAAATTCTAGAGGGATGCAAGTGCTACACGTGTCAGAATCATACAAAGGCGTATATAAACCACTTGTTTAACGTTCATGAAATGTTGGCACAAATTCTACTAGAAAT TCACAACACTCACCACTATATAGGATTCTTTCGCAAGATAAGAGACACGATCAGGGAAGGAACATTTGAGGAGTTTCGCCAAAAGTTTGTGGAATCTAGACGTGAGCATGCTGCACCAGCTCCTGATGCTGCTGTTGCTTTGTGTGCGTGA
- the LOC125217732 gene encoding serine/threonine-protein kinase rio2-like, whose amino-acid sequence MKLDVNALRYLTKDDFRVLTAVEMGMRNHEIVPAELIGRIASLKHGGTYKVLKNLLKHKLVHHDSSKYDGFRLTYLGYDFLAIKTLVNRGVFASVGRQIGVGKESDIFEVATEDGTVLAMKLHRLGRVSFRAVKSKRDYLRHRRSFNWLYLSRLAALKEFAFMKALEEHGFPVPNAVDCNRHCVIMSLVQGYPLVQVKELPNPDTIFETILGLVVRLAEHGLIHCDFNEFNIMIDDDEKVTMIDFPQMISVSHRNAQMYFDRDIECIFKFFRKRFHLSFDEKEVESDGSDSEQNGNCRPRFSDINKVSGCLDKELEASGFTRKDQDDMDKFVEGDVEEDLGSDSGEGDDEDDTACPINDATLDGLESLSLIREEGDYLQEGDSEANQNIVQQPSIEASQSGEIALEDGQVEHGDDSADDNSGTEEEQDDDPELEKRLTKQRQRAIQAARGRRKGITSRNSYKDKGGKSSHNSKIQKQLGSW is encoded by the exons ATGAAGTTAGATGTGAATGCATTGAGGTATCTGACCAAGGATGATTTTAGGGTTCTTACCGCCGTCGAGATGGGGATGCGCAAT CATGAAATTGTACCGGCGGAGTTGATCGGCCGAATCGCGTCGCTCAA ACATGGCGGAACCTATAAAGTATTGAAGAATTTGCTCAAGCACAAGTTGGTGCATCACGACTCTTCAAAGT ATGATGGTTTCCGGCTAACATACTTGGGCTACGACTTTCTCGCCATCAAGACATTGGTGAACCGTGGAGTTTTTGCTTCGGTTGGTCGTCAAATTGGCGTGGGGAAGGAGTCTG ATATATTTGAGGTTGCTACCGAAGATGGCACAGTTCTTGCTATGAAGTTACACAGGCTTGGTAGGGTTTCATTTAGAGCAGTCAAGTCTAAACGAGACTATTTGAGGCATCGTAGAAGCTTTAACTGGCTCTACTTGTCTCGACTTGCTGcactcaaggaatttgcctTTATGAAG GCTTTGGAAGAACATGGTTTTCCTGTTCCAAATGCAGTGGATTGCAATCGGCATTGTGTTATCATGTCACTTGTCCAAGGCTACCCGCT TGTGCAAGTTAAGGAGTTGCCAAACCCTGACACGATCTTTGAAACAATTCTTGGTCTTGTTGTTCGCCTGGCTGAGCATGGGCTCATTCACTGTGATTTCAATGAATTTAATATCATG attgatgatgatgagaagGTGACTATGATTGATTTTCCACAAATGATTTCGGTTTCTCATCGAAATGCACAGAT gtaTTTTGACCGCGATATTGAGTGCATCTTCAAGTTTTTCCGGAAAAG GTTTCACCTCTCTTTTGATGAAAAAGAAGTTGAAAGTGATGGTTCAGATTCAGAACAAAATGGAAATTGTCGGCCTCGGTTTTcggacataaataaagtttctgGTTGTCTGGACAAGGAACTTGAAGCAAGTGGTTTCACTAGGAAAGATCAAGATGATATGGATAAG TTTGTTGAGGGGGATGTAGAGGAAGATCTGGGATCTGATTCCGGAGAAGGTGACGATGAAGATGATACTGCTTGCCCGATAAATGATGCAACCCTAGATGGTCTCGAATCCTTGAGTTTGATTAGAGAG GAAGGAGATTACTTACAAGAAGGTGATTCGGAAGCCAATCAAAATATCGTGCAACAACCTTCCATCGAAGCTAGCCAAAGTGGGGAGATAGCCTTAGAAGATGGACAGGTTGAGCACGGTGATGATTCAGCAGATGATAATTCTGGTACAGAAGAGGAGCAAGATGACGACCCTGAACTTGAAAAGCGTCTGACCAAGCAAAGACAACGTGCCATCCAGGCTGCCCGTGGAAGGAGGAAAGGTATAACCTCTAGAAACAGTTACAAGGACAAAGGTGGGAAGTCCTCTCATAATTCAAAGATCCAAAAACAATTAGGCAGCTGGTGA
- the LOC125218624 gene encoding GPI ethanolamine phosphate transferase 3, which translates to MDKLQVMHDLAARNQSSTRIFKAIADPPTTSLQRLKGLTTGGLPTFIDVGNSFGAPAILEDNLIHQLVQSGKRVLMMGDDTWVQLFPDHFATSYPFPSFNVKDLDTVDNGCIANLFPALDKGDWDVLIAHFLGVDHAGHIFGVDSTPMIEKLEQYNEVIEKVVGALERQSGPGGLHENTMLLVMGDHGQTLNGDHGGGTAEEVETAIFALTSKNPNTLLAAAESSSCQLDVHGRQVCTSSIQQLDFAATVSALLGLPYPFGSIGKVNSELYSLAGGTWNQEESITGDDGNPSEVQSWMLNYVNALCINSWQVKKYIDVYSSLSLIGFSDKDLLHVSELYSRAQELWSITSRNISGAFVSLPIVRRQLDAYSMFLESVAALARSNWTEFNLKIMGIGFCMMLSSLYLNVFLIRRLDKLCGLQSFFSGYLKNILGVNLACIVILIRAWSFLSNSFILEEGRVASFLLATTAILQLRHAIMKKMMLLEALVLCLLVPFLRISIELGQLKQAVNSLFLKVDSSNMMGIVNDSELWMYVAEVLPELALLIVAYLLYKSITSCSSQGISKYVIAGTLFNYMLILLNWVSESSLLSPNLSLWLLKGNLIPQVIYVSGLLQLSLLVIGQLIDRGRTSNLEESTVVKALALISACSSTTILLSGKQGPLALLALLIGGWCLKRLMALEQNTENESSGSSLFYTLPVTQWSLLAVCMFFSTGHWCAFDGLRYAAAFIGFDEFNLIRQAILLTIDTFGFSHILPILGLPLVARGYLLKQSKQVYSIRICQVYLMYGLITAIATTFTMLCVTIQRRHLMVWGLFAPKFVFDVVGLLLGDLLIFLSALYYTS; encoded by the exons ATGGATAAGTTACAAGTGATGCATGACCTTGCTGCTCGGAATCAATCATCGACAAGAATTTTCAAAGCTATAGCTGACCCCCCTACCACCAGCCTGCAGCGTCTAAAG GGCTTGACTACTGGTGGACTTCCCACATTTATTGATGTGGGGAACAGTTTCGGTGCTCCGGCAATTCTTGAAGATAACTTGATACACCAG TTAGTTCAAAGTGGGAAGCGGGTGCTGATGATGGGGGATGATACATGGGTGCAATTATTTCCAGATCATTTTGCCACATCTTATCCATTTCCATCTTTTAATGTCAAAGACCTTGATACg GTTGACAATGGGTGCATTGCGAATTTATTCCCTGCCCTGGACAAAGGAGATTGGGATGTGCTAATAGCACATTTTCTCGGTGTG GATCATGCTGGGCATATATTTGGTGTTGACTCTACCCCGATGATAGAAAAATTGGAGCAATACAATGAAGTTATAGAG AAAGTTGTAGGAGCACTGGAGAGGCAAAGCGGACCTGGTGGTTTGCATGAAAATACAATGCTTCTTGTCATGGGAGATCATGGGCAGACACTCAATGGCGACCATGGGGGAGGCACTGCTGAGGAG GTTGAAACAGCAATTTTTGCATTAACTTCGAAGAATCCTAATACACTACTTGCTGCAGCTGAAAGTTCTTCTTGCCAATTGGATGTG CACGGAAGGCAAGTTTGCACTAGCTCAATTCAACAG CTAGATTTTGCTGCAACTGTCTCTGCTCTGCTTGGTCTTCCATATCCTTTTGGAAG TATTGGGAAAGTTAACTCTGAACTCTATTCCTTGGCTGGTGGTACATGGAACCAAGAAGAGTCTATTACTGGTGATGATGGAAATCCATCAGAAGTTCAAAGTTGGATGCTGAACTATGTGAATGCCCTTTGTATTAATTCCTGGCAG GTGAAGAAATATATTGATGTCTACTCATCTTTGTCATTAATTGGATTTTCGGATAAAGACTTGCTGCATGTATCGGAGTTGTATTCAAGGGCTCAGGAGCTTTGGTCAATCACTTCAAGAAATATATCAGGGGCTTTTGTGTCACTGCCTATAGTCAGAAGGCAACTTGATGCATATTCTATGTTTCTGGAAAGTGTTGCTGCACTGGCTCGATCAAACTGGACTGAGTTTAATTTGAAGATTATGGGAATAGGCTTTTGCATGATGTTAAGTTCACTTTATCTGAATGTGTTTCTCATCAGGAGGctggacaaattatgtgggctCCAGTCTTTTTTCTCTGGCTATTTAAAGAATATTTTGGGGgtgaatcttgcttgtattgTAATTCTGATACGTGCATGGAGTTTCCTTTCTAACAGTTTTATTC TTGAAGAAGGGCGAGTGGCAAGTTTTCTCTTGGCAACAACTGCGATACTTCAACTACGCCATGCTataatgaagaagatgatgctACTTGAA GCACTTGTGCTTTGTCTTTTGGTTCCTTTTCTCAGAATCAGTATTGAATTAGGCCAGTTGAAGCAGGCGGTGAACTCATTGTTCTTGAAGGTTGATTCGTCAAACATGATGGGAATTGTCAATGATTCTGAGCTCTGGATGTATGTTGCTGAAGTTCTTCCAGAGTTAGCGCTTCTTATCGTTGCATATCtactgtacaagagcatcactTCTTGTTCTTCTCAGGGCATTTCGAAGTATGTTATTGCAGGAACTCTATTTAACTATATGCTCATACTCTTAAACTGGGTCTCAGAGAGTAGTTTACTCAGTCCAAACCTTTCACTTTGGCTATTAAAAGGAAACCTAATTCCTCAAGTGATTTATGTTTCTGGACTTCTACAACTCTCATTATTGGTCATAGGTCAACTGATTGATAGGGGGAGAACCTCAAACTTGGAAGAAAGTACAGTTGTTAAAGCATTGGCCTTGATATCTGCATGTAGTTCAACCACAATTTTGTTGTCTGGAAAACAGGGCCCACTTGCATTATTGGCTTTGCTGATTGGAG GTTGGTGCCTAAAAAGACTAATGGCATTGGAACAGAACACCGAAAATGAATCTTCTGGGTCTTCACTCTTTTATACCCTTCCAGTAACCCAATGGAGCCTTCTGGCTGTGTGCATGTTTTTCAGTACTGGTCATTG GTGTGCTTTTGACGGCCTCAGATATGCGGCTGCATTTATTGG aTTTGATGAATTCAACCTTATTCGGCAAGCAATCCTTCTCACAATCGACACATTTGGGTTTTCACACATTCTTCCTATATTGGGACTTCCACTCGTTGCACGCGGTTATTTGCTGAAGCAGAGCAAACAAGTATACTCTATTAGAATATGCCAA gTGTATTTGATGTATGGACTCATCACAGCCATAGCAACCACATTCACAATGCTATGCGTCACAATACAAAGGCGGCATCTCATG GTCTGGGGATTATTTGCTCCAAAATTTGTGTTTGATGTGGTTGGCCTTCTTCTTGGAGACTTGCTGATATTTTTGTCAGCTCTGTATTATACTTCATGA